In Hymenobacter gelipurpurascens, one DNA window encodes the following:
- a CDS encoding TonB-dependent receptor domain-containing protein, with translation MKSPALGLLPWPLSFLFLLGLSSAAQAQTQTASSLSGSIKTQAGAPIEYATVVLHRATDSTVVKSEFSDEKGLFRIEQAAAGRYLLSASQVGFVRTWSKPFELPAASASPLALTLQASGATNLKEVQVIGQKPLYEREADRTIVNVEGSTLAAGNTSLDVLRRAPGVTIDGNDNLALRGKQGLLVLIDGKRQPMTGTELADYLRALPADQLKNIELITNPPAKYDAQGGAGIIAINLKKDQRQGTNGSINSSYGRSFYGGKFTSGISLNHRNKGLNVFGSYTYSERQMQPQLTISRDFFAVSDQGGNPVTRTFTGSSQQHTVMQPHGRSHTAKVGLDYTLSERTVVGVALNGLTNRIPQNGTNFTQLFDAQGGLQETYRSTNTRALKAPNGAVNLNFKHTFPAPDSGGARELTADVDYARYIADRAQNLTTRFESNRPTFILRGDQEGDLTIKSAKADYVQTLSKQLRLEAGAKVSQVYSDNDVVFINNLGRGGLDSVDVGKTNRFRYDENISAAYGTLTFTPQPGLTLTGGLRGEQTSATGRQSVGNEDFDRNYFQLFPSAALKRELSKDHELSVSLSRRIDRPSYNQLNPFRVYIDATTYNSGNPNLRPQTSYNAELTHTFKQKYTTGLSYTNTHLPIIQVVQPAPASEGSQQVVSTSVNLQTQHYYALTLTVPLEPVKDLSIYNNAVLYYSRFEGNLAGTSLNRGRTAFNLSSNTTYKFGKDWTVELNGSYQSREVYGFLDVRPYGEVTAGVQKGLWDRKATLKLNMSDIFFTSPIRATSAYTNYVENFYQRIDSRVLTLSFSYRFGNDKLSPTRRRSGGAEDEKRRAG, from the coding sequence ATGAAATCTCCAGCTTTGGGGCTTTTACCCTGGCCCCTGTCTTTTCTTTTCCTGCTAGGCCTCTCGAGCGCTGCGCAGGCCCAAACGCAAACTGCCAGCAGCCTAAGCGGCAGCATCAAAACGCAAGCAGGAGCGCCCATTGAGTACGCTACAGTAGTACTCCACCGTGCCACCGACTCTACGGTAGTAAAATCGGAGTTCAGCGACGAGAAAGGGCTGTTTCGGATTGAGCAGGCGGCGGCGGGCCGCTACTTGCTTTCGGCTTCGCAGGTAGGCTTTGTGCGAACGTGGAGTAAGCCGTTTGAGCTGCCCGCCGCTAGTGCTTCGCCATTGGCGCTTACGCTGCAGGCCAGTGGCGCCACTAACCTGAAGGAAGTGCAGGTAATAGGCCAGAAACCACTGTATGAGCGCGAGGCTGACCGCACCATTGTGAATGTGGAGGGCAGTACGCTGGCGGCCGGCAATACCTCGCTGGACGTGCTGCGCCGGGCGCCAGGCGTAACAATTGATGGCAACGATAACCTGGCCTTGCGCGGCAAGCAGGGCCTGCTGGTGCTCATCGATGGCAAACGCCAACCTATGACCGGCACCGAGCTGGCCGACTATCTACGCGCCCTGCCCGCTGATCAGCTGAAAAACATTGAGTTGATTACCAACCCGCCCGCCAAGTATGATGCGCAGGGCGGGGCCGGCATTATCGCCATCAACCTGAAAAAGGACCAACGCCAGGGCACCAACGGCAGCATAAACAGCAGCTACGGCCGCAGCTTCTACGGGGGCAAGTTCACCTCGGGCATTTCCCTGAACCACCGCAATAAAGGCCTGAACGTCTTCGGCAGCTATACCTATTCTGAGCGCCAGATGCAGCCGCAGCTGACCATCAGCCGCGACTTTTTTGCGGTGAGCGACCAAGGCGGCAACCCTGTTACCCGCACCTTCACGGGCAGCAGCCAGCAGCACACCGTTATGCAGCCGCACGGCCGCAGCCACACGGCCAAAGTAGGGCTCGACTACACGCTATCGGAGCGGACGGTAGTAGGTGTGGCGCTGAATGGGCTCACCAATAGAATCCCGCAAAACGGCACCAACTTCACACAGCTGTTTGATGCGCAGGGTGGCCTACAGGAAACCTACCGCTCCACCAACACGCGAGCTTTGAAGGCCCCCAACGGCGCCGTCAACCTCAACTTCAAGCATACATTCCCGGCTCCTGATTCTGGCGGCGCCCGGGAGCTAACGGCAGACGTGGACTATGCCCGCTACATTGCGGACCGCGCCCAAAACCTCACGACGCGCTTTGAAAGCAACCGCCCCACCTTCATTTTGCGCGGCGACCAGGAAGGCGACCTGACCATTAAATCGGCGAAGGCTGATTACGTGCAAACCCTTAGCAAGCAGCTCCGGCTGGAGGCCGGCGCCAAAGTCAGCCAGGTATATTCTGATAACGATGTGGTGTTCATCAACAACCTCGGGCGAGGTGGCCTAGACTCCGTAGACGTCGGCAAAACCAACCGCTTCCGCTACGATGAGAACATTTCGGCGGCCTACGGCACGCTCACGTTTACGCCCCAGCCCGGCCTCACCCTCACGGGTGGCCTACGCGGGGAGCAAACCAGCGCCACCGGCCGCCAGTCGGTGGGCAACGAGGACTTCGACCGCAACTACTTCCAACTCTTCCCGAGTGCGGCCCTGAAGCGGGAGCTGAGCAAAGATCATGAGCTGTCCGTGTCGCTGAGCCGCCGCATCGATAGGCCTAGCTACAACCAGCTTAACCCCTTCCGGGTGTACATTGATGCAACCACGTATAACTCCGGCAACCCTAACCTGCGCCCCCAAACCAGCTACAACGCCGAGCTGACGCACACTTTCAAGCAAAAATACACCACCGGCCTAAGCTACACCAACACCCACCTGCCCATCATTCAGGTGGTGCAGCCCGCCCCAGCTTCAGAAGGGAGCCAGCAGGTGGTTTCTACCAGCGTAAACCTCCAAACTCAGCACTATTACGCCCTCACGCTCACGGTGCCGCTGGAGCCCGTGAAAGACCTGAGCATCTACAACAATGCCGTGCTGTACTATTCGCGCTTCGAAGGCAACCTAGCCGGCACCAGCCTCAACCGGGGCCGAACGGCTTTCAACCTGAGCAGCAACACGACTTACAAGTTTGGTAAAGACTGGACGGTGGAGCTGAATGGGTCGTACCAGTCGAGGGAAGTGTATGGCTTCCTGGATGTGCGCCCGTATGGCGAGGTAACGGCGGGCGTGCAAAAAGGCCTCTGGGACCGGAAAGCTACGCTTAAGCTCAACATGTCGGATATTTTCTTCACCAGCCCCATCCGTGCTACCTCGGCCTACACCAACTACGTCGAGAACTTCTATCAGCGCATAGACTCCCGGGTGCTCACCCTGTCCTTCTCGTACCGCTTCGGCAACGATAAGCTCAGCCCCACCCGCCGCCGCAGCGGAGGCGCCGAAGACGAGAAGCGCCGCGCCGGATAA
- a CDS encoding DUF3140 domain-containing protein, with product MADAPEDIYSQFKHDVNMTASELEKWLKTDESGAVGQDSGDGTSIGHKSGEHIVRILHKKKADLTADDEAHMHKVHSYVSRHLAQGPHHQEEVATSRWRYSLMNWGHDPLKDKK from the coding sequence ATGGCAGATGCACCCGAAGACATTTACAGTCAGTTTAAGCACGACGTAAATATGACGGCCAGTGAGTTAGAGAAGTGGCTGAAAACCGATGAATCTGGTGCAGTAGGCCAGGATAGCGGCGACGGGACCAGCATCGGGCATAAGTCCGGGGAGCACATTGTCCGCATTTTGCACAAAAAGAAAGCTGACCTGACGGCCGATGATGAAGCGCATATGCACAAGGTGCACAGCTACGTAAGTCGGCATCTGGCCCAGGGCCCGCATCACCAGGAGGAGGTAGCTACTTCGCGTTGGCGCTACTCGCTCATGAACTGGGGGCACGATCCGCTGAAAGACAAAAAATAG